The Microcoleus sp. AS-A8 genome contains a region encoding:
- a CDS encoding transposase, whose translation MIVLEFKLKGKPQQYRVIDNMIRTAQFIRNKALKYWMENQGVKLSDLYKQCAVLAKEFEWAGKLNSMARQASAERALIAIQHFFANCKAKKPGKKGYPQFKKFSRTVEYKTSGWKLSSDKRHLAFTDGFAAGSFKLVGSRDLHFYAPDEIKRVRVIRRADGYYAQFCINVERVEEALPTGKAIGIDLGLDHFLTDSTGTTVPNPRHLRKSEKGLRIAQRRVSSKKKGSANRRKAINRLARKHLKVSRQRKDFAIKTALCVVKSSDFIAYEDLQVRNMVKNPHLAKSISDAAWSQFSQWLQYLGKVYGKIVVAVTPQYTSQNCSACGNTVKKSLSVRTHACRCGTVLDRDHNAALNILAKALRQAGIDLSTAGHAGINAWGQTDLYSLVVTSISKSTG comes from the coding sequence ATGATTGTACTTGAGTTTAAGTTAAAAGGTAAGCCGCAGCAGTATCGGGTCATTGACAACATGATCCGCACCGCTCAGTTCATCCGAAACAAGGCGCTCAAGTACTGGATGGAAAATCAAGGCGTTAAGCTGTCTGACCTCTACAAACAATGTGCTGTACTAGCCAAAGAGTTTGAATGGGCAGGAAAACTTAACTCAATGGCGCGTCAAGCTTCGGCAGAACGTGCCCTGATTGCTATCCAACATTTCTTTGCTAATTGCAAAGCTAAAAAACCAGGAAAGAAAGGATACCCACAGTTCAAGAAGTTTTCTCGAACTGTCGAGTACAAAACTTCAGGCTGGAAGCTTTCTTCTGATAAAAGACATCTAGCTTTTACAGATGGCTTTGCTGCTGGCTCTTTTAAATTAGTTGGCTCTCGCGATTTACACTTCTATGCGCCGGATGAGATTAAGCGGGTACGGGTAATTCGTAGAGCCGATGGCTACTACGCTCAGTTCTGCATCAATGTGGAACGAGTAGAGGAAGCCCTTCCTACGGGTAAAGCTATTGGTATAGATCTTGGTTTAGACCACTTCTTGACCGATAGCACTGGAACCACCGTTCCCAATCCCCGCCATCTCCGAAAAAGTGAGAAAGGATTGCGCATAGCGCAACGGCGAGTTTCTAGCAAGAAAAAGGGGTCAGCCAACCGCAGGAAAGCCATTAATCGGCTGGCAAGAAAACACCTCAAGGTCAGTAGGCAGCGTAAAGACTTTGCCATTAAGACGGCATTGTGCGTAGTGAAATCTAGCGATTTTATTGCCTATGAAGACCTTCAGGTGAGGAACATGGTGAAGAACCCGCATCTTGCCAAAAGCATCAGTGATGCCGCTTGGTCGCAGTTTTCTCAATGGTTGCAGTATCTAGGGAAAGTGTATGGAAAAATAGTGGTTGCTGTTACTCCTCAATACACTTCCCAGAACTGTTCAGCTTGCGGCAATACAGTCAAAAAGTCGCTTTCAGTGAGGACTCATGCTTGCCGTTGTGGCACGGTGCTAGACCGCGACCACAACGCAGCATTGAACATCCTAGCCAAAGCTTTAAGGCAGGCAGGAATTGATTTAAGTACGGCGGGGCACGCCGGAATCAACGCTTGGGGACAGACCGATCTCTACTCATTGGTGGTGACATCAATAAGCAAATCGACTGGTTGA
- a CDS encoding S1 RNA-binding domain-containing protein — protein MKSEPARSKASKVSFSMDDFAKALEQHDYGFKKGQVVRGKVYNYETDGAYVDIGGKSLAYVPINEVSVKSSGDWSEVLPLHEELDFLIIGEQDADGQVTLSRRQLEVKRLWDELAEVQEDGKSFQVRVTGVNKGGVTVDMRGLRGFIPRSHLSEREDLDSLIGQTLTATILEADRERNKLVVSQRQATRSAGFSQLELGQLVEGKITSIKPFGLFVDFEGITGLLHIKQVSQTFIESLPAVFQIGQIIKAMIIDLDEGKGRISLSTRVLENYAGEMLEKMADVMDSAEARAERAKPKIMQQQ, from the coding sequence ATGAAATCAGAACCAGCACGTTCTAAAGCTAGCAAAGTGTCTTTCTCCATGGACGATTTTGCCAAAGCCTTGGAACAACACGACTACGGGTTTAAAAAGGGACAGGTAGTGCGTGGCAAGGTGTACAACTACGAAACGGATGGTGCGTATGTTGACATCGGCGGCAAGTCTTTGGCCTATGTTCCCATCAACGAGGTTTCTGTGAAATCCTCAGGGGATTGGTCAGAAGTGCTGCCTTTACACGAAGAACTCGATTTTCTCATTATTGGAGAACAGGACGCCGATGGTCAGGTGACGCTTTCGCGGCGTCAGCTAGAAGTGAAGCGGCTTTGGGATGAGTTGGCAGAGGTACAGGAAGACGGGAAATCATTCCAAGTGCGCGTTACCGGGGTGAATAAGGGTGGCGTTACGGTCGATATGCGCGGGTTGCGGGGGTTTATTCCGCGATCGCACTTGAGTGAGCGAGAGGACTTAGATTCATTGATTGGTCAAACCCTCACCGCTACCATCTTAGAAGCCGATCGCGAACGCAACAAGTTGGTCGTTTCCCAGCGCCAAGCCACTCGTTCTGCTGGTTTTAGTCAGCTAGAATTGGGGCAATTGGTGGAAGGCAAAATTACTTCCATTAAGCCTTTCGGTTTGTTTGTCGATTTTGAAGGCATCACAGGTTTGCTGCACATTAAGCAAGTGAGCCAAACCTTTATTGAATCTCTCCCAGCCGTATTCCAAATCGGTCAGATCATTAAAGCGATGATTATTGACCTCGATGAAGGGAAAGGCCGTATTTCTTTGTCTACTAGGGTGTTAGAAAATTATGCTGGAGAAATGTTGGAGAAAATGGCTGATGTGATGGATAGTGCTGAAGCGCGTGCAGAACGGGCTAAGCCAAAAATCATGCAGCAGCAGTGA
- a CDS encoding nitroreductase family protein, protein MTINMHPSMGLKDSIEQRRAARAFRSDPIPDAALAEILRLGVRAPSGYNLQPWRFVVVREAENKERLKACAFNQRQVGEAPVVLICCGDRRVAEPDYIESVIKLGSEAGAVNEGYAEYMRQSIPQLFENRPCFEHVEAWTNRHTMLAVAHLMIVAKSYGVDSCPMEGFVSTQVKEAFQIPEEVDVCCLLALGYVAEPFKSYGGRFGIDQVFFGESYEQPLTL, encoded by the coding sequence ATGACCATTAACATGCATCCCAGCATGGGTTTAAAGGATAGCATTGAGCAGCGTCGCGCGGCGCGAGCATTTCGCAGCGATCCCATTCCGGACGCCGCTTTAGCAGAAATTCTGCGGCTGGGTGTCCGAGCACCGTCTGGTTATAACCTCCAGCCTTGGCGCTTTGTGGTAGTACGGGAGGCAGAAAATAAAGAGAGACTCAAAGCTTGTGCCTTCAATCAGCGACAAGTTGGTGAAGCGCCTGTGGTTTTAATTTGTTGTGGCGACAGGCGTGTCGCTGAACCTGACTACATAGAATCTGTGATTAAGCTGGGTTCTGAGGCGGGGGCGGTGAATGAGGGTTATGCAGAGTACATGCGCCAATCCATTCCCCAGTTATTTGAGAATCGTCCCTGTTTTGAACATGTGGAAGCTTGGACGAATCGCCACACGATGTTAGCCGTCGCTCACTTAATGATTGTGGCGAAGAGTTATGGTGTAGATAGTTGCCCCATGGAAGGGTTTGTCAGTACTCAGGTGAAAGAAGCGTTCCAAATTCCAGAGGAGGTCGATGTTTGCTGTCTCTTAGCATTAGGCTATGTGGCTGAACCGTTTAAGTCCTATGGTGGACGCTTTGGGATTGATCAGGTTTTCTTCGGTGAAAGTTACGAACAACCCTTGACCCTATAA
- the crtD gene encoding C-3',4' desaturase CrtD: MPRSQADNSKFRRVVVVGAGIGGLTAGALLARRGYQVLVLDQAFVPGGCASTFKRRGFTFDVGATQVAGLEPGGIHQRIFDELEIDLPAATPCDPACAVFLPGETEPINVWRDPEKWKAERQRQFPGSEPFWQLMTKLFEASWKFQSRDPVLPPRNLWDLWQLSSAVRPDTLITLPFTFTTVGDALQGYGLYENQRLRTFLDLQLKLYSQVNADETALLYAATALGVSSEPQGLFHLKGSMQVLSDRLVEALEKWGGKLLMRHTVEHIEVSGGKATCVRIRNQKTGEVWTEPADEVVANVTAQNLVKLLAEQAPQGYKQRVDKLPPASGAFVIYLGVDQSAIPLGCPPHLQFLYDYCGPIGENNSLFVSVSHPGDGRAPQGKATIIASSFTEAARWWQGTKQEYDQLKQKYTEDAIAQLAQYFYLKPETIIHQEVATPRTFAFYTGRDQGIVGGIGQRIPTFGPFGFATRTPINHLWLVGDSTHPGEGTAGVSYSALTAVRQIEASA; this comes from the coding sequence ATGCCAAGGAGTCAGGCAGACAATAGCAAGTTTCGCCGTGTTGTTGTCGTTGGTGCTGGAATCGGGGGTTTAACGGCTGGAGCCTTACTGGCTCGTCGGGGTTATCAAGTTTTAGTCCTCGACCAAGCGTTTGTGCCAGGAGGGTGTGCTTCTACCTTCAAACGTCGGGGATTTACGTTTGATGTGGGTGCGACTCAGGTGGCGGGTTTAGAACCGGGTGGCATTCACCAGCGAATTTTTGATGAGTTAGAAATTGACCTACCCGCCGCAACGCCTTGTGATCCGGCTTGTGCGGTGTTTCTTCCCGGTGAAACCGAACCGATTAACGTCTGGCGCGACCCAGAAAAATGGAAAGCTGAACGACAGCGACAGTTTCCCGGCAGTGAACCCTTCTGGCAATTGATGACCAAGTTGTTCGAGGCGAGCTGGAAGTTTCAATCCCGTGACCCTGTATTGCCTCCCCGGAATTTGTGGGACTTGTGGCAGTTATCGTCAGCCGTGCGTCCAGATACCTTGATTACCTTGCCCTTTACTTTCACCACAGTCGGGGATGCACTGCAGGGATACGGACTCTATGAAAATCAGCGTCTGAGGACGTTTCTCGATTTGCAACTGAAGCTTTATTCCCAAGTTAATGCGGATGAAACCGCCCTACTTTATGCGGCGACCGCGCTGGGTGTTTCAAGCGAACCGCAGGGGCTATTTCATCTTAAGGGCAGTATGCAGGTGTTGAGCGATCGCTTAGTCGAAGCGCTGGAAAAATGGGGGGGTAAACTGCTGATGCGCCACACGGTTGAACACATTGAAGTGTCCGGTGGTAAAGCGACTTGTGTGAGAATTCGCAATCAAAAAACAGGGGAAGTATGGACAGAACCGGCGGATGAAGTGGTTGCCAACGTCACTGCCCAAAATTTGGTGAAGTTACTCGCAGAACAAGCCCCTCAGGGGTACAAACAGCGAGTGGATAAGTTACCTCCAGCATCGGGTGCTTTTGTGATTTATTTGGGCGTTGACCAAAGTGCAATTCCCCTGGGTTGTCCGCCCCATCTTCAGTTTCTTTACGATTACTGTGGCCCAATTGGGGAGAATAACTCTCTATTCGTTTCAGTGAGTCATCCCGGAGATGGTCGCGCACCACAGGGCAAAGCGACAATTATTGCCTCTTCTTTTACCGAGGCGGCGAGGTGGTGGCAGGGGACGAAACAGGAGTATGACCAGCTTAAGCAAAAGTATACAGAAGATGCGATCGCCCAGCTTGCCCAGTATTTTTACTTAAAACCCGAAACCATCATCCACCAAGAAGTGGCAACTCCCCGCACGTTTGCCTTCTACACCGGTCGCGACCAAGGAATCGTGGGCGGCATTGGGCAACGCATACCAACTTTTGGCCCCTTTGGCTTTGCCACACGAACACCGATTAATCATCTGTGGTTGGTGGGCGATTCGACCCATCCAGGGGAAGGGACAGCTGGGGTGAGTTACTCAGCGCTCACGGCTGTAAGACAAATTGAGGCATCGGCGTAA
- a CDS encoding GntR family transcriptional regulator: MVQYHIQPDSEIPASKQLFDQIQFAIASRQYPPGHRLPSTRQLAMITGLHRNTISKVYRQLEDTGLVESQAGSGIYVKAQGHEGGAQRQSPILNQYPNASKIVQQSLDELLAQGCSLSEARELFLTEIDWRLRCSARVLVTVESRDLGAGELMVQELEKSLGIPVQLVPMEELALALDQTNSGTVVTSRYFIRQAEEIAAPKSVRVIPVDIYDYGKEIKLIQSLPKDSCLGVVSISDGILRVVEVIIHSLRGEDLLLMTAQFNETYKLNALVRSAQTILSDQASYQIVKAAILAAREDIIRPPELICSDNYIGSKSINLLKRELGLG; the protein is encoded by the coding sequence ATGGTTCAATATCATATTCAGCCAGATAGTGAGATTCCTGCCTCAAAGCAGCTATTTGATCAAATACAATTTGCGATCGCCTCTCGGCAATATCCCCCCGGTCATCGTTTGCCCAGTACCAGGCAATTAGCCATGATTACCGGTTTGCACCGCAACACCATTAGTAAGGTGTATCGGCAGTTAGAAGACACAGGACTGGTAGAATCTCAAGCGGGATCAGGGATTTATGTTAAGGCACAAGGTCATGAAGGGGGTGCCCAGCGACAGTCTCCCATCCTCAATCAGTATCCTAATGCCTCCAAAATTGTGCAGCAGAGTCTTGATGAACTGCTGGCACAGGGTTGCTCTCTCAGTGAAGCCAGAGAACTGTTTCTCACAGAAATCGATTGGCGATTGCGCTGTAGTGCGCGAGTATTGGTCACCGTTGAGTCACGAGACTTGGGTGCTGGGGAGTTGATGGTACAGGAATTGGAAAAATCGCTGGGAATTCCTGTGCAGTTAGTTCCCATGGAGGAACTCGCCCTAGCGTTGGATCAAACCAACTCTGGTACAGTTGTGACCAGTCGGTATTTTATCCGACAAGCCGAAGAGATCGCCGCTCCCAAATCTGTTCGTGTTATTCCCGTAGATATCTACGATTATGGAAAGGAAATCAAGCTGATTCAAAGCCTCCCCAAAGATAGCTGTTTGGGAGTAGTGAGTATCAGTGACGGCATCCTACGGGTTGTAGAAGTGATTATCCACAGTCTGCGTGGGGAAGATTTGCTCCTAATGACAGCTCAGTTTAACGAAACCTATAAACTGAATGCCTTAGTTCGTAGTGCCCAAACGATTCTGAGCGACCAAGCCAGCTATCAAATCGTCAAAGCCGCCATCTTAGCGGCTAGAGAAGACATTATCCGTCCCCCAGAACTCATTTGCAGTGACAATTATATTGGCAGCAAGTCGATTAACTTGCTCAAACGCGAATTGGGTTTGGGTTAA
- a CDS encoding cation-translocating P-type ATPase C-terminal domain-containing protein yields MDSTIEENADIPAIGFGIIGAIILQIIFAHVPLINNIFYTAPLTLNQWLICLVVGSPMILWATWVNRFDPPNSTPVSNK; encoded by the coding sequence ATGGACAGCACTATCGAAGAGAATGCTGATATTCCTGCCATCGGCTTTGGAATTATTGGAGCCATCATTTTGCAAATCATTTTTGCTCATGTGCCACTCATCAATAACATTTTCTATACAGCTCCCTTAACCTTAAACCAGTGGCTAATTTGTTTGGTTGTAGGTTCACCGATGATTTTATGGGCTACCTGGGTCAATCGCTTTGACCCTCCAAACTCAACTCCAGTGAGTAATAAATAG
- a CDS encoding DCC1-like thiol-disulfide oxidoreductase family protein, with protein MRYHVIYDGNCNLCVTLVQVLENLDKGQLFDYISMQEEEALKNLGVTPQDCEMGMILIDTASPERRWQGSDAAEEIGNLLPAGNVFVSAYRALPGMKWMGDRVYEQVRDNRYSWFGKRSSTYQSAYPVGCAAASDAQS; from the coding sequence ATGAGATACCACGTTATTTACGACGGCAACTGTAATCTTTGCGTCACCCTGGTACAGGTACTCGAAAACCTGGATAAAGGACAGCTATTCGATTACATCTCGATGCAGGAGGAAGAAGCGCTGAAGAATTTGGGCGTGACGCCCCAAGATTGTGAAATGGGGATGATTTTAATTGATACTGCCTCACCAGAACGTCGCTGGCAAGGCAGTGATGCGGCGGAGGAGATTGGGAATTTGTTACCAGCCGGCAATGTGTTTGTTTCGGCTTACCGAGCTCTGCCTGGGATGAAATGGATGGGCGATCGCGTTTATGAGCAAGTTCGCGATAATCGTTACAGTTGGTTTGGTAAGCGTTCTAGTACGTATCAATCCGCTTATCCAGTGGGTTGCGCTGCTGCGTCTGATGCCCAGAGTTAG
- a CDS encoding insulinase family protein: MTSTLLKTPPLNAPTIKQLPNGLTIVAERMPVEAVNLNVWINVGSAVEPDNINGMAHFLEHMIFKGTPRLKSGEFERLIEERGAVTNAATSQDYTHYYITTAPKDFAQLAPLQLDVVLNPSIPDDAFERERLVVLEEIRRSDDNPGRRMFRRAIETTFEQLPYRRQVLGPASVIEQLKPQQMRDFHAQWYQPKSMTAVAVGNLPVEELIEIVAEGFNHTQSNSSNSSLPEPFLQHPNAFQPEPAFQEIVRREYTDESLQQARLVMIWRVPGMLQLEQTYALDVLAAILGQGRMSRLVRDLREERKLVTHIGVSNMTQRLQGVFYISAHLPEENLAEVEAAIAQHIHRFQTELVAEADIARIRRQVANRFIFGNEKPSDRTSLYGYYQCQIGDLEPALNYPTRIQSVNSLDIQSAAQQYLSAEAYGIVSIKPTKI; encoded by the coding sequence ATGACCTCAACGCTGCTCAAAACTCCCCCGCTCAACGCCCCGACCATCAAGCAACTGCCCAATGGTCTAACTATCGTGGCAGAGCGGATGCCTGTCGAAGCCGTTAACTTGAATGTTTGGATTAATGTGGGTTCGGCTGTAGAACCCGACAACATCAACGGCATGGCTCATTTTTTAGAGCACATGATTTTTAAGGGAACGCCACGCCTGAAAAGTGGTGAGTTTGAGCGGCTGATTGAAGAGCGGGGTGCGGTGACCAATGCCGCCACCAGCCAAGATTACACTCACTATTACATCACCACAGCCCCAAAAGATTTTGCCCAACTTGCCCCCTTGCAACTGGATGTGGTGCTTAACCCCAGCATTCCCGATGATGCTTTTGAGCGGGAGCGACTGGTGGTTTTAGAAGAAATCCGCCGCTCCGATGATAATCCAGGGCGTCGTATGTTTCGACGGGCGATTGAGACAACGTTTGAACAACTGCCTTATCGGCGACAGGTGTTAGGGCCAGCATCGGTGATTGAGCAGTTGAAGCCTCAGCAGATGCGTGACTTTCATGCTCAATGGTATCAACCGAAGTCGATGACGGCAGTCGCCGTGGGGAATTTGCCGGTTGAGGAGTTGATCGAGATTGTTGCAGAGGGTTTCAATCACACACAGAGCAACTCAAGCAACAGCTCTTTACCTGAACCGTTTTTACAGCATCCCAACGCTTTCCAGCCTGAACCTGCGTTTCAAGAGATTGTCCGCCGAGAGTATACCGATGAAAGCTTACAGCAAGCTCGTCTCGTCATGATTTGGCGGGTGCCGGGGATGTTGCAATTGGAGCAAACTTATGCATTGGATGTCTTGGCGGCTATCTTAGGGCAGGGACGCATGTCACGACTGGTGAGGGATTTGCGTGAAGAGCGGAAATTGGTGACCCATATTGGGGTGAGTAATATGACGCAGCGGCTTCAGGGCGTGTTCTATATTTCCGCACACTTACCCGAAGAAAATTTAGCGGAAGTGGAAGCTGCGATCGCGCAACATATCCACCGCTTTCAAACGGAATTGGTAGCAGAAGCGGATATCGCTCGTATCCGTCGGCAAGTGGCTAATCGGTTTATTTTTGGCAATGAAAAACCGAGCGATCGCACCAGTTTATATGGCTACTATCAGTGCCAAATTGGAGATTTAGAACCAGCGCTGAACTACCCGACTCGCATTCAATCGGTCAATTCTTTGGATATTCAATCGGCGGCACAACAGTATCTCTCCGCTGAGGCTTACGGTATCGTGAGTATAAAACCGACCAAGATTTGA
- a CDS encoding ROK family protein, which yields MTQADGSSRTLGVDIGGSGVKVMVLDEAGNPLTERSRVETPQPPKPDAVIDAIAQLAAGQGEFDRVSVGFPGVVSCGITRTAVNLDPDWMGFDLATALSERLGKPVRVANDADVQGMAAIVGKGVEMVITLGTGFGSALFVDGKLVPNLEMGHHPFRKGETYEQQLGRAALDAVGQKKWNTRLEKAIACLDHLFNYDYLYIGGGEAKKITIELPPNVKIVPNVNGLLGGIVLWRD from the coding sequence ATGACTCAAGCAGACGGATCGAGCCGCACTCTCGGCGTGGACATTGGCGGCAGTGGTGTCAAGGTGATGGTATTAGATGAAGCGGGTAATCCCCTGACGGAACGCAGCCGTGTGGAAACGCCCCAACCCCCCAAACCCGATGCTGTAATTGATGCGATCGCTCAGTTAGCGGCAGGACAAGGTGAATTTGATCGAGTGTCAGTGGGATTTCCAGGGGTTGTAAGTTGCGGTATCACAAGAACAGCGGTAAACTTAGACCCCGATTGGATGGGCTTCGATCTTGCCACAGCTCTTTCTGAGCGTTTGGGAAAGCCCGTGCGGGTGGCGAATGATGCCGATGTGCAAGGAATGGCGGCTATTGTCGGTAAAGGAGTGGAAATGGTGATCACCCTAGGTACGGGGTTTGGTTCTGCCCTATTTGTAGATGGGAAACTGGTGCCCAATTTGGAAATGGGACATCATCCGTTCCGCAAAGGGGAAACCTATGAGCAGCAGTTGGGACGTGCAGCGTTGGATGCAGTGGGTCAGAAAAAATGGAATACTCGCTTAGAAAAGGCGATCGCATGTCTGGATCATCTGTTTAATTACGATTACCTCTACATCGGCGGCGGTGAAGCCAAGAAAATCACCATCGAGCTACCTCCCAATGTGAAAATTGTGCCCAATGTCAATGGTTTGTTGGGTGGGATTGTGTTGTGGCGGGATTAG
- a CDS encoding cation:proton antiporter: MFLNHTITALSSGMASLVAPMPLLATVEAENSPIVLAGVLLSLVVIYLASKLGAELAKRFDLPPVLGELVAGVIVGVSALHLIIFPESGLSASDSAVMTVLQWINHLSPAALTSVYESQSEVISVLAELGVIILLFEIGLESDLRQLKEVGTQAVIVACVGVAVPFAAGTVGLMMLFHVPAIPAIFAGAALTATSIGITSKVLSELGQLKSKEGQIIVGAAVIDDVLGIIVLAVVASLAKTGEIDVTNVIYLIVSATAFLLGSILLGGIFNKTFVAVVEKLKTRGNVVMPAFIFAFFMAFLGNAIHLEAILGAFAAGLVLDETDARNELDELVKPIADLLVPIFFVTVGARADLGVLNPTVPENRAGLLIAGFLMVVAILGKVVTGWAVFGQPGINRLAIGVGMIPRGEVGLVFAGIGSASGVLDKPLEVSIIIMVILTTFLAPPFLRIAFGEPVEPPTKGEPLSEQPIVVGES; encoded by the coding sequence ATGTTTTTGAACCATACAATTACAGCTTTAAGTTCTGGGATGGCATCTCTGGTTGCTCCCATGCCCTTGTTGGCAACTGTCGAGGCGGAAAATTCACCGATTGTCCTGGCTGGAGTTCTGCTGAGTTTAGTAGTGATTTATCTCGCCAGTAAACTCGGCGCGGAACTAGCTAAACGATTTGATTTGCCACCCGTCCTGGGTGAACTGGTGGCAGGGGTAATTGTCGGGGTATCTGCTTTACACCTGATCATCTTTCCCGAAAGTGGACTTTCCGCCTCAGACTCAGCGGTTATGACCGTGCTGCAATGGATTAATCATCTGTCTCCCGCAGCCCTCACGAGTGTATACGAGTCTCAGAGTGAAGTCATTTCAGTGCTGGCTGAATTGGGCGTGATTATTCTGCTGTTTGAAATTGGTCTGGAATCGGATCTCAGACAACTGAAAGAAGTGGGTACTCAAGCTGTGATCGTCGCCTGTGTGGGGGTGGCAGTTCCGTTTGCCGCGGGCACCGTTGGCTTAATGATGTTATTCCATGTTCCCGCAATTCCAGCAATTTTTGCGGGGGCTGCCTTGACGGCAACCAGTATCGGGATTACGTCCAAAGTGTTGTCTGAATTAGGACAGCTTAAATCCAAAGAAGGTCAAATCATTGTTGGTGCTGCGGTTATTGATGATGTACTGGGAATCATTGTCCTGGCTGTTGTCGCCAGTTTAGCCAAAACGGGTGAGATTGATGTTACCAATGTCATCTACCTGATTGTGAGTGCAACAGCGTTTCTGCTCGGTTCGATTCTGTTGGGTGGCATCTTCAACAAAACCTTTGTTGCAGTTGTGGAGAAACTCAAAACCCGTGGCAACGTTGTCATGCCAGCATTTATCTTTGCCTTCTTCATGGCATTTCTGGGCAACGCAATTCATCTAGAAGCGATTTTGGGTGCTTTTGCTGCTGGCTTGGTTCTGGATGAAACCGATGCCCGCAATGAGTTGGATGAACTGGTGAAGCCGATCGCCGATCTACTGGTGCCCATTTTCTTTGTGACTGTAGGAGCACGGGCTGATCTGGGTGTGTTGAATCCGACGGTGCCTGAGAATCGTGCCGGACTTTTGATTGCCGGATTTTTGATGGTGGTTGCCATTCTCGGCAAGGTGGTGACGGGTTGGGCGGTGTTTGGTCAGCCCGGAATTAATCGACTTGCGATCGGGGTTGGCATGATTCCACGGGGTGAAGTCGGGTTAGTGTTTGCCGGAATCGGTTCTGCGAGTGGGGTTCTGGATAAGCCGTTGGAGGTATCCATTATTATCATGGTGATTCTAACCACATTTCTGGCACCGCCGTTTCTGCGGATCGCCTTTGGTGAGCCAGTGGAACCCCCAACCAAAGGAGAACCTTTGAGTGAGCAACCCATTGTAGTGGGTGAATCTTAG
- a CDS encoding dienelactone hydrolase family protein, with amino-acid sequence MANREIKTDSVKIANGSLEIEAYLAMPADTGNFPGVVVLQEIFGVNDHIREVTRRIAQEGYVAIAPALYQRQAPGFETGYTDKDIQIGRKYKEQTTAEELKSDIQATINYLISQTPAKPNSIGCIGFCFGGHVAYLAATLPDIQATASFYGAGITTMTPGGGEPTITQTKNIRGGTIYLFFGMKDASIPLEQVAQIEQALNKHQVIHRIFRYQEADHGFFCDQRASYNEAAAADAWGQVKQFFKQELALASA; translated from the coding sequence ATGGCGAATAGAGAAATAAAAACAGATTCCGTTAAGATTGCGAATGGCTCTCTAGAAATTGAAGCTTACCTGGCAATGCCAGCCGACACGGGGAATTTCCCAGGCGTTGTGGTGCTACAAGAAATTTTTGGAGTGAACGATCATATCCGAGAGGTCACTCGACGGATAGCCCAAGAAGGCTATGTCGCGATCGCACCTGCACTCTATCAACGCCAAGCTCCCGGTTTTGAAACGGGTTACACAGACAAAGACATTCAAATTGGCAGAAAATATAAGGAGCAAACCACAGCAGAAGAACTCAAAAGCGATATTCAAGCAACCATCAATTACCTGATCAGCCAGACACCAGCCAAACCCAACTCTATTGGCTGTATCGGCTTTTGTTTTGGAGGGCATGTTGCCTATCTAGCGGCGACCCTACCAGACATTCAAGCCACCGCGTCGTTCTATGGCGCAGGCATTACCACAATGACTCCGGGTGGCGGTGAGCCAACCATCACTCAAACCAAAAATATCAGAGGAGGCACAATCTACCTCTTCTTTGGCATGAAAGACGCCAGCATTCCCTTGGAACAGGTTGCTCAGATCGAACAGGCACTGAACAAGCACCAAGTGATACACCGTATCTTTCGTTACCAGGAAGCCGATCACGGATTCTTCTGTGACCAACGCGCTAGCTACAATGAGGCAGCAGCCGCTGATGCTTGGGGGCAAGTGAAGCAGTTTTTTAAGCAGGAACTGGCCTTGGCATCGGCTTGA